The genomic window GTCTCCAATACAGGGAATCTGTGTTTTGGGTACAATGTTGGAAAGATATTTCCACTGTTTAATCCGACCGTTTACAGACTTTACCACCCAACGCATCTTTGTGACAAGCCGTGATGTGTTTGCCTCCACTGTAGTATACTGCTTTTGACCTTTAGGTAAAACACTGGCATCTCAGACTTAATTCCTAGGTCTTGAAGCATTTCTACTGCATCTCTGAACCCTCTGTCAACAACAATGATGTCTTCTGTTAACCAGTTCATCATGTTTTCCATATTTCCTTGTACTGCATGTTTAATAATTCCAGCATCATTATTCTTGGAATCGGATAAATAAGGACCCATGACAGACACAATATAGCCTGTTGTAGTCACATACACCATTGGCTTGACTAGATGTCGGTTCTTATAAGTTTTGTAACTACGTCGTTGAAACTGGAAGTTCCCACTCTTCTGGATGTAGATATATGTTCCATCTATTACTACGATAGCTGGAGGATTGCTAAAATTTCCAAATAGCTCTTGTGCTAATGGACGGGTATGTTTACTGATAACCTTTTCTCTGGATATGTGCTGGAATCCAAGAAATTTTGGtacaaaattaacatacaatGCCTCTCGTGCTGAATGTATAGCCCGTCTTATCGATGATTTCCCAATGTTAAACATGGTTGACATCAGTCTATTGGACAATCTTGTGCGAAGTTAGACTAGCAGTACTGATAGGCAAGTTCGGCTTGTCCTATTCTTAGATGACTTCACGGTAGATATATACTGGCTTAGATCCTCAAAGTCATATTTAGTTTGGCCAGTCAGGCTAACGTAGTCCCCATCAGTTAAATAATTTGGGTCATCAAAGTCAATCCTCTTCTGTTCATTTCGTATTGCTATGGCACGAACATTGTCAATCAAACTGAAAATCTCGGTACGATTGAAGTTAGATTTTGCATTGTCAGCATCTTTGATTATACCTTTTGCTTCTGTTGAAAAGTAGCCATCAGAATTAAGATGATTGGGGCAGCATCTTGTTCCAGAAATGATAAGGTGTCCTTTTTCCACGAAAAGTCTATAACGTGATTCTAGAGATACAGTCACTAACTTTGGTCCCCTTCTTTTACATACAAAGCAAGTTGAATGACTATTTGGTGATTCAGCAAtaggtaaaataatgtttttaggACTCTGTAACGTTTGCATTGTTTTACGTTTCTTTGGTGGTTGATAGGTTGGGTCTTGACCCTCATGCTGTGATGGAAACTGACTTGAAATGTTGCTGTTATCAGATAGGGAAATATATCTGGTGTATTTCCTGTAACACTTGCTACAAGAAACATCATCTAGTGTAACCTCTACAAGGTAGTTCTTGGGACCAGTCCCAGGcttttctgaaataaacaagTTTGTAATTTAGTTTACCCAGcttcataaaatatttgtatgtacatgtaaataatataaatactgttatacatataaataagtCTGCCTTTTCTTTTCAGTCCAACACCAGATAGAAAGATATCTGTATCTTAATTAAAGATCTGTTTATTTGAAATAGCATATCGGTATGATTTGAAGAGGCATCTGTATTTAGGAGAAAATAGAGAAATCCTTATCTTTATTAGAATAGAAATTTCAGTAGGTTGATTAGTTATCagcatttgaataaaaaatgaattacagatatctgtattgcaaACAGAGATATTTCTAGTTGTTCGGGATATAAAGATATCTATATGAAATACAGAAACATCTACTTAAATAgataattttgatacatttatttgGATAGATATATCTCTGGTATTTTCCATTCAGATAttcaatacatatttttatatcatatttaatatctGAATACAAATCTAAGAATCAATTAAGtaaaaattacaacaaaatgCTTGTCATTTACATACTTGACGAGTATTTTGACATACAGGcgattacccccccccccccccccccccccttttttttttttttttacatcatgtCTGCTTGTCAAAATGTCTGTCTGGTATTGGGTCAAAGAAAACATGGACCATGTTATGATAATTGCTCACATGATTAATACAGTAATGAACAATTAATCTAACTGGTAAGAGACTAAATTTGAACATGTAATCTTGTTTCATGGGTATTCCAATAAGGTTAAATGACAAATTGTAGGAAATGATCCCTCTAAATACGTGTTTAACCAGGTTGTATGAAACATTTACCTAGATAATGCAAAAGAAACCTGTACCTTAATTATTGTCTGAATTTTAGTAATAAAGGTCAAAGTAAATGATGAATAAGTAGAggttgatattttgatttagtataaactatatattgtacaattaaTGTCTAAATGATACACTGTTTTATCAGATTGTGTATTGCgcaataattttatgtttgttCAACAAAGGTGTTTTTCTTTGGTATGTAAACTAGATTCTCTACATGGTTTTTTTCCCTATTTTACATGACTGAATAATTGAATTTTAATCAACaaattgaaaagataaaaaaaataataaaaaaggtTACATCCAACCGGCATCGAACTTCAGACCTTTGCTATAGCGAGCCGACTCATACACCAATGTGCTACACTGACTAACTTCCGGTTTCgaagaaatatgttttttttttaatctgtaaCGGAACCAGCCTAGTCAAGTACAGCTACGGATAATTATATGTAATAAGTACAAATCTAGGACCTGTCAGGGATAGGATTAATGTCTGTGAAACTTACTTACTTGTATCGCTATTAATTTACGGTGAATGGAGGACCGTTTTAAGCGTACGGAGACAGTTTACATCTTGGTAGTTCAAATACAGCGCTATAGGCAGCCATTTTGCGGGTCACTACTGTCAACGATATAAGACGTCGGCTGTGATTGGTGGAACCGTGGTCGCAACAAGCAGCGACAGCCATCGTCTCTATGGCGCGCGGGGTATAAATTTCGGGCATCGTGCGTTTTCCGACAGACTGACAGGACTGGTGAGCCAGTCCACTAAACCTGGTAAGTGCCAGCAGTCTCCAGAACGGGGACACTCTGGTGCCCTATGTCCCCATACCACCTTCAACTTCAAACAGGTTCCCAAgttaatttgataataaaagTAAATACTTAGATTTAGACCCAGTCGCACACGGGTTAGTTATCAACTATGAATTAGGATTGTATTACCTCGGTCCGTAGTAAGCATGGGTCACGTTAGAACCTAGGCACGTGTATATTACAGCGAATATATGGGTAACAATGCCTAGTTCAGTGAGGATTAAAATACTTTGGTATATATCTTAACCGGTAAAGGATGGGTATGATACCGTCCATTGCTCGAGTTAATAATAAAGGCAGTTAGATAATAGCGAAGTCTGTACGCCAAGAGGCAAGCGCGTTGTTTGTCACGTGGTGCTGCGGGATGTACAGATTTACGTGTATTGTCATTAGTTGGAATATAGTAGGGGTGTGGGAGCGGTGACAGCGCCTGATATGAACGGGTGCCGCGATCTGAGGGTGGCAAGTAGGTTTAGGCTAGCCCTCAGACGTAGAGGGTGCGATTGGTTTTACCTCACATTTCCCAGCTATTATACTTAACTTTAAATAGTATTAATctcaaattatatatactgtagtcaTATTATTACTGTACTCTGACGGCACGTATAGGCATTAGTTATGGGTCCAGATACTTGCTGGGAGCTTTATGAAGGAAAAAGATGGGGAGACATTACGCTTGAAAATATACAATTGGAACTATACTCTGTATGGGATTTCTAGGCCAGAGATATAAGTATTGTTAAGTTTAGGGAtttatattattgttacattATATTCGCCGTTACCTCATTACTTATAGTTActctatattttatacatatttaataagagttacttccctttgttcGTTGATCAGCTCTTTAGGGTTTTGTTTCTTTTAGGaatttatgttattgttttattgaacTCACTGTTACATTGTTACTTATAGTTACTCTATTTTTGGGACAGATTTAATAAGATAGTTACTtcctttgtttttgttgattaaATATTTCGGTTATGTTCCTTGTTTTTCCCATTTTGCCATAATTTAAGTTTATTCTGTTATCGTTATTGTTATTTAGGGCTACTCAAGTAGATTTTTGGGTTAAGTTTGTTGAGTTAATTTACActatatttgttattgttattttgttgtcaaTTCAGTGCTTTAAGGGGTTAATTCCCCATTGTTTAGTTAAAAGGAAAGAATTGTTTTacttatattttctatttatgttAGTTTATCTCCAGAGCCCCTTACCTTTTGTTATGAACTTTTTAcctttgttttaataaattattaaatcTATTTCAATCTTCTGGTTGTACTTTCCAACGTGTCCCGCCGGGATTGGAAAAGAACATGGCCGTGGGGAGTGACGAGGAATGGGTGCGAAAACAGtatacaacaaaaaaaacacaacgcGAAGTCAAATTCCACTATACGGAAGCACCACCCATTCGCCAGGCCTCCCCGCCTGCTACAGTTTGGTGACATGACCAGGATCCCGGTTGCGGAGATACTTGGAAAGATTAACAACaaataattattacaaaatCACTTTATTTCCATTTTAAACCAGTGAGGGTACATGTCTAATAACGTCTCTTCCATTTTCTAGTTTTAGAACCCTAGAATTGTCCTCTAGCGAACTCAAGTTGCCATACTAAGGTGTATATATAGTGCAAACATGGATTATAACTTTTCTGAGTCGGAGTCAAGAGTTTGAGGGCGATAGTGGTATCAGGTTCCGTAATACGGGACCATCTAGGGGAGAAAAGGCGACAAGGCAGgtacattttgatgaaatagGGGCAATTCGGATTCACCATAATTTGAGGAAAGCAGTTGTAGTCATTCGGCCTATATAGGGAATAGAAATGGGAGGAAAGCTCATTTGTCATATGAGCATGTCTTGGAAGGAAGGGGGAGACGGGGTGTGTCAGTCCTTGAGGGGAGATGTGACAGCTTTGCAGACAGGGTGCACGAATCTGTCAGTCGATTGGGAGGTTCGTTAAGGACCGGTTGCCTACCATCTTATATACATGCTGGACGGGTTGAGTACGGCCAGAAGTTTGATCCTACAAAGAGGGAGGGACGCCAACCTGACTTAGGGCATCTGGACACCGAGGGAAGAACTGTACCGCGTTGGGTAAAGGTACCTAGGGGGATCAGACAACGGAATTGGTACGAATCCGTCAACGGAGACAGGACGAAACCGAGTTGATGAGGCCACATCTGCCAGGCCTCTCCACAATACATTTACCAAAACAAAACTGCCACGGAGAAGGACAGAGAGGATTTGGGGATAACAACCATAAACAATCCGGTCGAGGACCAATGAGCTCTCCTTGCAGTAGACCTGTCCTGTATAATGCTACACACCTACCAGAACGGGCTAGAAGAACACCAATGAGTAGACGTGAGAAGGAACCCGACAAATATGACGGGAAGTCAACAGACTGGTGTGCCTACCTAGCACATTTTGAGCAAGTGTCCACCTGGAATGGTTGGAGCCATGACGAGAAGGCCGCTCAGCTTGCCTTGAGTCTGCGAGGGCAAGCACAGGAACTGCTTGGGACACTTACACTGAAACAAATGACCGACTATGGAGCATTGAAGGGTGCCATTGAACAAAGATTCAAATCAAAAGAGTTGGAGGTAGCTCACCGGTGTGAGTACCGTAATAGGCGTAGGGAGAAAAAGGAGAATGTATCTGACTATGGCTATGCTATCAGAAGATTGGCACAGAGACCATACCCATTAACCCCATTTAGTAGCTTCGAAGCCCAAATCGTAGATCAGTACATTGACGGATTAAACAACTTCGAAATCAAGAAATATGTAGCCCTTAATAAACCAACCAGTCTGGACAGAGCCATTGCCCTGGCTACAGAGTACGATGCCATTGATAAAGCCGAGGGTGGAACTAGAAAACCCAGGCAAGATAGCGGGGTATATGCAGTTCAGAGGGAGAAAAATAGAGCTACAAGTCACAGGGAGGACAACCAAAAAGAGATAGATGATCAATTCAAACTAGGCTTGATAAAAATGGCCTCATAGAAGTTGATTTACCACGGGTTTGGAAATTATGGTGTCAGGTTCAACGAAGGTGTTTCCTTTGTTGTAGTCAGCAGAATAGACAATTTGCATGTCCAAAACATCAGGGTGAGTTTAAGTCTGAGGGGAAAGGGAACAAGGTGTTAAACTAGAGCGGGCTGGGAACGAGGCCACGTACTCAGCCAAAAGAGGTGACACCGAGACAGAAATGGTGTCACATGGGgccaaacaaaacaaagcaaacaatGACTCTACCAATGATGACAGCAAATCTGATTTGGAAACTATCAAATCCAAGGTACTCACTGAGGTAGAGGGGTTGGGTGTAGATAACGGACAGGCAAAACCAGATACAGGAAAAAGAGAGATAATTGAGAGGTTTAGCAACCTTACTTGTACGTGTACGGGTACGGGTAGCCTACACGTACACGTACACGTACACGTAATTCTTATTTTTGGTATTACAAAGCATATTCGTGTACTAGAACGTGTAAAGGAAGAACTGCTTTTATTGGTTGATTTTAACCAATGACGATGTGTAGTGCTCAGGGCAGAATGGCCGCGTATCGTCTGCTTGCTGCTATTGGAGAAGATGATGATCTTATGCTATTATCATTGAAAGGAGGTGAGCTCGAGACTGAAAAAccattgtttaattttgaagacCTTACGAACGAGAAATGCAAAACTTTGTTTCGGTTTGAGAAGGACGATATTCCATTGTTGTGTCATGCTCTACAAATACCACCTAAAATTGAATGTACGAATAGGACGACATGTTCCGGCCTTGAAGGCATATGCATTCTTTTAAGACGCTTGGCATACCCTCACCGTCTAAGTGACTTGTATTCTCTCTTTGGAAGATCGTCCACAGCTATGTCTTTCATTATCAATGAACTCTTGGACTTTCTACATGATACGCACGGACACTTGTTATGGGATCTGAATAGATCATGGTTGTCAGAGCAAAATCTGGATGAGTTTGCTAATGCCGTCCGAGCACGTGAGGGGCCTCTTCCAAACTGTTGGGGTTTTATTGATGGAACCGTGCGGCCTGTTTGTAGACCCACACACCATCAGAAATTGATATACAATGGTCATAAGAGAGTGCATGCACTTAAATATCAAAGCGTAGTTACACCTAACGGCCTTGTCGTAAACATGTTTGGTCCTATAGAAGGGAAAAGACATGACGCTGGAATGTTGCGAGAGAGTCAGCTTCAGCAGCAGATGCGCCAGTACATGACAACGCCAACTGGAGATATGTATGCGGTGTATGGGGACCCGGCTTATCCGCTGACGCCGTACATCATCACACCATACAGAGGAGGGGTTGTTTCGGCCAACCAGGCACTATTTAATAAAAAGATGTCAGCTGTTCGTATATGCGTTGAATGGACATTCGGGAAAATCCTTGCCCTGTTTTCCTTCCTTGATTATAAGAAAAACCTGAAGTTATATTTGCAGCCAGTTGGCAAATACTATCTGGTAGGAACGCTTCTGACTAATTGTCACAGCTGTTTATATGGTAACCAGACTAGCCAGTTCTTCGGTGTGGAACCCCCAACTTTGCAGAGTTACATATCGGGATGATACTTGCAATGCATCCGATTTTTAAATtggaaaattatttcaaaatgttcagTGACAAAAGTCAacaatgaaaattatatatttgtttctatttatttcatattaaattaacaatttaacataaaaaatatgtttccatCAAATGTGTTGTTCTTACATGTATAAAGTTTTGTCAAACACAACTTGTCTTACATGGACAAAGCTACATTGTAGTTTGcagtacactgtcatacagtaaaAACTTATTAGTTCTTATTTATCAGTGCTTTCATTAGTTCGGCCATCATTTTAGcttgttgtttttcattttctattttttgcATTCTTTCATGCTTCTCCAGTTCAAATTTCTCCTTCTGGAGCTGTAACTCTTGTTTTCTCATTTCCAACTCCTGttcctttattttattttccctttCCATCTTCTCTCGTAAGTAGCTCATGGGGCTATTATCACGACCGGTTTTTTTGGTCGGTGTCTCTTCGTCACCTTAAACAGaagatatacaaatatacacgaAACACGATTCTCCTTTTTTCATggtaattaaaacatattatttatctCGGTCACCTTAAAAGAGCATAAAGCATTATGATTAAAGACCAAATTACTAGCTGTGAGAGCATTAATTGTTACATAGCATGATTAGCTTACATTTAGTAAGGTTTTCCATAGCCCTTTTCCTCCtatcttttacatttttctcttctttttgcGATTTCTCCTTCTGTTCTGTTCTGGACCTTTCTTCTTCCTCGGCCAACTCCAACGCTTCCTCCATCAGTGTCTCCCTCTCCCCATAGACTTCAGCTACACCGGACCTACAgacacatacaacacaaattACTGAAATTAGGGGCCCACGTGCACCATAACGTCAACGTAAGTTTAATGGATTTGTTTATCTGCATCAATCTTGTTCTTGCGATCAGTATAAGTAAAACTATTAGATGGGCTCATGAACATAGTAGAAATATGTACAATTACAACATTAAAGGATGAAGTATTAAGGATAGTGGATTAAATTACAATTTGTGTGCCTCCTGATTGTTTTCCTTATGCTGCGATATTAGTAGCATTGTCCTCTCCCGCGCTCTCCTCGAGTCGCACTCTATTTTGTGTTTGATGTTGTCAGGTATGGTAATCCACTCTCTTCTATTTGAGAAAGGATTCCTCGCTATAACTTCCCGCAAGAGGAGGATATCGTCTTTTTCTGTGAATCTGACTTGCTTTTTCCTTATAGAGCTCATGCTTGTATTGTATATTCCTTTAAAGAGGCTTTAAAGTCGCCGCTTTACAAGTTGTGCTGACTTGTAGAAAGTACGCGAACACGGaaagtgatgacgtcacacacACGAAAAATAGGGAATTCCCCCTCTACCCGTACCCGTACACGTACACGTAAGGTTGCTAAACCTCTCTAATAAGACAGGGTAATATCCCAGGAAGTAGGGAATGTAACAAGGGAGGTAGTAATATTGTTGATAGGGCACGCAAAGAAATTCAAGACACAAGAACAGTGCAACTGAAGCCAAGGACACTGTCATGTTTATATGCCAAAGCAAAATATTGACTGAGCATATTATTCACTGCTGGTTGACTCAGGGTCCTCTGCTTCAATAATTTCTCACAAGCTGTTCGAACGGTTGGGTctagttaaaaaaaagtttaaggGGAACAAGACTCGTCCTACTGGCGGCAAATGGAAAAAAATGGGAATTAAGGGGGAAGTGAAATTGGATTTCACACTCAACAATAAACAGTTCCAACATAGGTTTGTAATAGCTGACATCAGGGCAATCACAGGTTTGTTGGGAACAGACTTCCTTGAGCATTACAATGGTATACTGCACGTAGCAAAGAAAAAGTTACAGACCAGCAAGGGGCAGGTGACGTTGGTGAAGCTCGATGACGTCAGGAAGTGTGCATGCATAAGGGTAAAATAAACTGTTAGGATACCCCCGGAATCAGAGATGGTCATAGAAGCTAGGCTAGAAGGAGAAACCGGAAGTGACTTAGCATGCATTCTACCAGGGAAATTTACTACTGACCACCAGCTATTGGTGGCTCATACTCTGTTAGGTACTGATAGGAGCAAAGTTTGTATATCATTAGTCAATATGGGGCAAAAATCTGTGCGGATACAGCAGCACACACAGATAGGTAGGGTGGAGACGATACAACAGGTGCATGAACACGTAACCGCAGAGCAGGGTAAGGCAAAGCTACCCGAACACCTAAAACCACTAGTTGAGAGATCACCAGTTGGTCTGGATGAAGAGCAAGCAGACGCACCGACTAAGTTGATAGCTGAGTTCCAGGACATATTTGTTGACACCTCCGGGAAGTTAGGACAAACAGACCTCACAGCTCACCGTATAGATACTGAGAGGGCAAAGTCAATCAAGATCCCACCAAGGAGTACCTTTAGTAAAAAAAGAGGTCATTGAGGCAGAGCTTGAGAAAATGCTTGGTGCTGGGGTAATAGAACCAAATGATAGTCCTTGGTCAGCACCCATATGTCTGGTGACGAAGAAAGACGGTTCATGCAGATTTTGTATAGACTTTAGGGGAATAAATGCAGTCACTAGAAAAGATGCCTACCCATTACCAAGGATAGATGACACTAGACACCTTGGCCGGAGCAAGATGGTTTTGTACCCTGGATATGGCAAGCGGATATTGGCAAATAAAGATGGACGAAGCAGACAAACACAAAACAGCTTTCTCCACACACCTTGGTTTGTTTGAATTCAAGGTCATGCCGTTTGGATTGGCAAATGCAGCAGCAACATTTGAGAGGCTTATGGAGATGGTACTTAAAGGATTAAACTGGAAAAAATGTCTCTGCTATTTGGATGACCTTTATGGTATTTGGCACAGATTTCAAGACCACACTGCAAAATCTGGAGCTTGTATTTCAACGATTTAGACAGGGCAACCTGATGTTGAAGCCAAAGAAGTGCGACCTTTTTCGTAAGGAAATAGTCTATCTGGGACATATAGTTTCCGAAGAAGGCATCCGATGTGATCCCACCAAAACCTCTGCAGTCAAGGAATGGAACAGACCACACAGTGCGACCGAGGTGCGAAGTTTCCTGGGGTTAGTAGTTACTACAGGAAATTCATAGATAGTTTTGCGCATATCGCAAATCCACTGATGAAACTACTAAAGAAGAACGTCAAATTATATTGGGACACCAAGTGTGAGGAAGCATTCAACAAACTTAAGGACAGCCTACTAACAGCTCCGGTACTGAGTTTTCCGACCAGAGAGGACAGGTTTATACTAGACACAGATGCAAGCGCCACAGGGATTGGGGCCATATTGGCACAACTTCAAAATGGCGAGGAGAAGGTGATCTGCTATGCAGCTAAGACCCTGAATGGAGCACAGCGGAATTATTGCACGACAAAGAGATAATTACTGGCAGTAGTCACCTTTGTCTGGCATTTCAAATATTATCTGACTGGAAGAAGGTTTACCATCCGAACAGATCATGCACCTTTGGTCTGGCTCAAAAACTTTAAAGAACCAGAAGGCATACTTGCACGTTCGATCAGTATACTTGAAACCTTTCATTTTGAGATCAAGATCATGTATGACctcagctgttaataggacgttaaacaaaataaattaaaccaTTTTGAGATCATGTACAGAGCTGGTACACAACACCGCAACGCGGATGCTATGTCAAGACAGGCTAGCAGGAAATGTAAAAGAGATGATTGCTCTGACTGCTATGGTGAAAAAGAAGTATCAAAACCGGAAGTAGCATCAGAACCGGAAGTGGTCCACGCGACGGAAGTGGCGTCCAAACAGGAAATAACATATAAACCGGAAGTGAGATATGAACAGGAAGGAGAATCAGAACAGGAAGTTATCTCTAAAAGCATCAATATACATCCAATCATAACACCTCAACAACAAGATCCCTTGGAAGGGGATGCAGCTACGAACCGGTTAGATGTATGGACTAAGAATCAGTTAAGTAGCATGCAAGAACAGGATATTTCCATATCCAAAGTAATAGAGATTCTTGACAGCGATTCAGCAAAACCAAACGCCAAGACCATAAGTAAATGGAGCAATGAGGTTAAGACCTTGTATGCCATGCGAGATTCACTGGAAATAATAGATGGGTTGCTGTACAAGAGGATAGACTCTGAGTTACTCCACAAACAGCTTATAGCCCCTACAGAAATACGCCTATATATACGCCTATATTCGAAGAACTACATATAAGGACCGCCGGACACTTCGGAAGGGACAGGTCATTAGCAGCCATAAAGAAAAGATTTTACTGGGTAGGGATGTCTGAAGATATCGCCAGATGGTGTAAGCAGTGTGACCTATGCGCCAAGGGTAAACCAGGTCCAGGATCAGAAAAATCAGCCCTTAGACAATTTCATCCCACTAGACCAATGCAGTATATGGCTGTGGACATATTTGGTGGCCTGCCAGTATCCAACAGTGGAAATGCATACATAATAGTAGTTGGAAATTACTTCACCAAGTGGAAAGAAGCCTTTGCTGTACCGAACCATACTGCACTTACAGTAGCTGATAAGCTGGTCACAGAGGTTTTCTGTCGATTTGGTTGTCCAGAATTCATACA from Pecten maximus chromosome 1, xPecMax1.1, whole genome shotgun sequence includes these protein-coding regions:
- the LOC117341172 gene encoding protein ALP1-like gives rise to the protein MCSAQGRMAAYRLLAAIGEDDDLMLLSLKGGELETEKPLFNFEDLTNEKCKTLFRFEKDDIPLLCHALQIPPKIECTNRTTCSGLEGICILLRRLAYPHRLSDLYSLFGRSSTAMSFIINELLDFLHDTHGHLLWDLNRSWLSEQNLDEFANAVRAREGPLPNCWGFIDGTVRPVCRPTHHQKLIYNGHKRVHALKYQSVVTPNGLVVNMFGPIEGKRHDAGMLRESQLQQQMRQYMTTPTGDMYAVYGDPAYPLTPYIITPYRGGVVSANQALFNKKMSAVRICVEWTFGKILALFSFLDYKKNLKLYLQPVGKYYLVGTLLTNCHSCLYGNQTSQFFGVEPPTLQSYISG